In Zonotrichia albicollis isolate bZonAlb1 chromosome 3, bZonAlb1.hap1, whole genome shotgun sequence, a single window of DNA contains:
- the CAD gene encoding multifunctional protein CAD isoform X1: protein MARLVLQDGSVLPGRPFGAVGAAAAGEVVFQTGMVGYPEALTDPSYKAQILVLTYPLVGNYGVPRDEPDAFGLSRWFESSKIHVATLVVGECSETPSHWSASQSLDQWLKEQNIPGLEGVDTRALTKKIREKGTLLGKLVPDGTPEGSVAFEDPNTEHLVREVSLKAPRVFNAGGSLRVTALDCGLKNNQIRCLCRRGAAVTVVPWDHPLDPAAFDGLFISNGPGDPQLCQETVSSLRQLLDAPQPKPIFGICLGHQLLALALGASTYKMKYGNRGHNQPCVHEDSRRCFITAQNHGFAVQAGSLPPGWLPLFTNANDASNEGLVHQSKPFFSVQFHPEHCAGPTDLEGLFDVFVEAARDLRDGQGGARTVRERLQEWLTYSKAPTGDSEAARPRKVLILGSGGLSIGQAGEFDYSGSQAIKALKEENIQTVLINPNIATVQTSKGLADKVYFLPITPEYVTQVIRNERPDGVLLTFGGQTALNCGVELTKAGVLERYRVRVLGTPVASIEMTEDRKVFVEKMEEIGEHVAPSEAAASLEQAQAAAERLGYPVLVRSAYALGGLGSGFANNREELVALVSQAFTHTSQVLVDKSLKGWKEIEYEVVRDAYNNCITVCNMENLDPLGIHTGESIVVAPSQTLNDTEYFMLRRTAIKVVQHLGIVGECNIQFALNPESEQYYIIEVNARLSRSSALASKATGYPLAYVAAKLALGIPLPLLRNSVTNSTTASFEPSLDYCVVKIPRWDLSKFVRVSTKIGSSMKSVGEVMAIGRNFEEAFQKALRMVDENCVGFDHTVKPVSDMELEMPTDKRIFVLAAALRAGYCIERLYELTKIDRWFLHKMKNITDHAVLLESYRGQQGTMPPAVLQRAKQLGFSDKQVALAVLSTELAVRKMRRDLKILPVVKQIDTVAAEWPAQTNYLYLTYNGSEHDLAFHEPHVMVIGSGVYRIGSSVEFDWCAVGCIQELRKMGFKTIMVNYNPETVSTDYDMCDRLYFDEISFEVVMDIYELENPEGVILSMGGQLPNNIAMALHRQQCRILGTSPEAIDSAENRFKFSRLLDSIGISQPLWKELSNMESAKHFCCKVGYPCVVRPSYVLSGAAMNVAYSDSDLEKFLSNAVAVSKEQPVVISKFIQEAKEIDVDAVACDGVVVAIAISEHVENAGVHSGDATLVTPPQDITPKTLERIKAIVHAIGQELQVTGPFNLQLIAKDDQLKVIECNVRVSRSFPFVSKTLGVDLVALASQVIMGEDVEPVGLMTGTGIVGVKVPQFSFSRLAGADVVLGVEMTSTGEVACFGENRCEAYLKAMLSTGFKIPKKNILLTIGSYKNKSELLPTVRTLESLGYNLYASLGTADFYTEHGIKVKAVDWHFEEADSSEAGARESQRSILDYLAENHFEMVINLSMRNSGGRRLSSFVTKGYRTRRLAVDYSVPLIIDIKCTKLFVEALGQIGAAPPMKMHVDCMTSQKLIRLPGLIDVHVHLREPGGTHKEDFASGTAAALAGGVTMVCAMPNTSPAVTDATSFALAQKLAEAGARCDFALFLGASVDNAGTLGPLAGAAAGLKMYLNDTFSSLRMDDVSLWMEHLEQWPRHLPIVAHAERQTVAAVLMVAQLYQRPVHICHVARREEILLIKAAKQRGVPVTCEVAPHHLFLSQDDLGRLGKGRAAVRPELGTRQDVQALWENIDIIDCFATDHAPHTLEEKQGPEPPPGYPGLETMLPLLLTAVSEGRLSVEDIVQRLYENPRKIFGLPAQEDTYVEVDLEQEWIIPSSTVFSKARWTPFEGMQVKGTVRRVVLRGEVAYIDGQVLVPPGYGQDVRKWTAGAALLPHVAPTKETVKPPEQSRPVAGDALRGRAPSPRRPGPAGDTRFHLPPRIHRASDPELPAEDTREKGGRKAAEPDSAAIQDSHFHPLGPVPRQTSPQRAPHFQTSPLLHPLVGQHVLSVRQFSKEQLSHLFNVAHTLRMLVQKERSLDILKGKVMASMFYEVSTRTSSSFAAAMSRLGGSVLSFCEATSSVQKGESLADSVQTMCCYADVLVLRHPQPGAVELAARHCRKPVINAGDGVGEHPTQALLDIFTIREELGTVNGMTITMVGDLKHGRTVHSLARLLTLYRVHLRYVTPPELRMPADITSFVASRGIQQEEFGSIEEALPDTDVLYVTRIQKERFQRAEDYEACFGKFILTPHIMTRAKERMVVMHPLPRVNEISVEVDSDPRAAYFRQAENGMYMRMALLATVLGRY from the exons ATGGCCcggctggtgctgcaggacgGCTCGGTGCTGCCCGGCCGCCCCTTCGGGGCCGTCGGGGCCGCGGCCGCGGGGGAAGTCG TGTTCCAGACCGGCATGGTGGGGTACCCCGAGGCCCTGACCGACCCCTCGTACAAGGCGCAGATCCTGGTGCTCACCTACCCGCTGGTCGGTAACTACGGCGTGCCCCGCGACGAGCCCGACGCCTTCGGCCTCAGCAGG tggtTTGAGTCCAGCAAGATCCACGTGGCCACGCTGGTGGTGGGCGAGTGCTCAGAGACCCCGAGCCACTGGAGCGCATCCCAGTCCCTGGACCAGTGGCTGAAGGAGCAGAACATCCCCGGGCTGGAAG GGGTGGACACCCGGGCGCTCACCAAGAAGATCCGCGAGAAGGGCACGCTGCTGGGGAAGCTGGTGCCGGACGGGACCCCCGAGGGCAGCGTCGCCTTTGAGGACCCCAACACGGAGCACCTGGTGCGGGAGGTGTCGCTGAAG GCTCCGCGAGTGTTCAACGCGGGCGGCTCCCTGCGTGTCACCGCCCTCGACTGCGGCCTGAAGAACAACCAGATCCGCTGCCTGTGCCGGCGGGGAGCGGCCGTCACTGTGGTGCCCTGGGACCACCCGCTGGACCCTGCAG CCTTTGACGGGCTGTTCAtcagcaatggccctggggacccacagctctgccaggagaCAGTGTCCAGCCTACGCCAGCTGCTGGATGCGCCCCAGCCCAAACCCATCTTTGGCATCTGCCTGGGCCACCAGCTGCTCGCCCTGGCCCTCGGTGCCTCGACCTACAAGATGAA GTACGGGAACCGCGGGCACAACCAGCCGTGCGTGCACGAGGACTCGCGGCGCTGCTTCATCACGGCGCAGAACCACGGCTTTGCGGTGCAGGCGGGCAGCCTCCCGCCCGGCTGGCTGCCGCTCTTCACCAACGCCAACGACGCCTCCAACGAGGGCCTGGTGCACCAGAGCAAGCCCTTCTTCAG TGTCCAGTTCCACCCCGAGCACTGCGCCGGCCCCACGGACCTGGAGGGTCTCTTTGATGTCTTTGTGGAGGCGGCACGGGACCTGCGGGACGGGCAGGGCGGCGCCCGCACAG TGCGGGAGCGCCTGCAGGAGTGGCTGACCTACAGCAAGGCACCAACAGGGGACTCGGAGGCAGCCCGGCCCCGCAAGGTGCTGATCCTGGGCTCCGGGGGCCTTTCCATCGGGCAGGCAGGCGAGTTCGATTACTCGGGGTCACAG GCCATCAAAGCGCTGAAGGAGGAGAACATCCAGACGGTGCTGATCAACCCCAACATTGCCACCGTGCAGACCTCCAAGGGACTGGCAGACAAGGTGTACTTCCTGCCCATCACCCCGGAGTACGTCACCCAG GTGATCCGGAACGAGCGGCCCGATGGGGTGCTGCTGACCTTCGGGGGACAGACAGCCCTCAACTGCGGCGTGGAGCTGACCAAGGCGGGCGTCCTGGAGCGGTACCGCGTGCGGGTGCTGGGCACCCCCGTGGCCTCCATTGAGATGACGGAGGATCGCAAGGTCTTCGtggagaagatggaggagaTCGGGGAGCACGTGGCGCCCAGCGAGGCTGCTGCCTCCCTCGAGCAg gcacaggcagcagctgagcgcTTGGGGTACCCGGTGCTGGTGCGCTCTGCCTACGCCCTGggagggctgggctctggcttCGCCAACAACAGGGAGGAGCTGGTGGCTCTGGTGAGCCAGGCCTTCACCCACACCTCCCAGGTGCTGGTGGACAAATCcctgaagggctggaaggagattGAGTACGAGGTGGTGCGGGATGCCTACAACAACTGCATCACG GTGTGCAACATGGAGAACCTGGACCCGCTGGGGATCCACACGGGCGAGTCCATCGTGGTGGCACCCAGCCAGACCCTCAATGACACCGAGTACTTCATGCTGAGGCGCACAGCCATCAAGGTGGTGCAGCACCTGGGCATCGTGGGCGAGTGCAACATCCAGTTTGCCCTCAACCCCGAGTCAGAGCAG TACTACATCATCGAGGTGAACGCGCGGCTGTCCCGCAGCTCGGCCCTGGCCAGCAAGGCCACTGGCTACCCACTGGCTTATGTGGCTGCCAAACTGGCCTTGGGCatccccctgcccctgctcag GAACTCCGTCACCAACTCCACCACGGCCAGCTTTGAGCCCAGCCTGGACTACTGCGTGGTGAAGATCCCGCGCTGGGACCTCAGCAAGTTCGTGCGTGTCAGCACCAAGATCGGCAGCTCCATGAAGAGCGTGG GGGAGGTCATGGCCATTGGGAGGAACTTTGAGGAGGCCTTCCAGAAGGCTCTGAGGATGGTGGACGAGAACTGCGTGGGCTTTGATCACACGGTGAAGCCGGTCTCAGACATG gagctggagatgCCGACGGACAAGCGGATCTTCGTGCTGGCGGCGGCGCTGCGGGCCGGCTACTGCATCGAGCGTCTCTATGAGCTGACCAAGATTGACCGCTGGTTCCTGCACAAGATGAAGAACATCACGGACCACGCGGTGCTGCTGGAGTCCTAccgtggccagcagggcaccATGCCGCCCGCCGTGCTCCAGCGCGCCAAGCAGCTCGGCTTCTCCGACAAGCAGGTGGCCCTGGCCGTGCTCAG CACCGAGCTGGCCGTGCGGAAGATGCGGCGCGACCTGAAGATCCTGCCGGTGGTGAAGCAGATCGACACCGTGGCCGCGGAGTGGCCAGCCCAAACCAACTACCTGTACCTGACCTACAACGGCTCTGAGCACGACCTGGCCTTCCATGAGCCCCACGTCATGGTCATCGGCTCCGGCGTCTACCGCATCGGCAGCAGCGTGGAGTTTGACTGGTGTGCTGTGGGCTGCATCCAGGAGCTCCGCAAG ATGGGCTTCAAGACCATCATGGTGAACTACAACCCTGAGACAGTGAGCACCGATTATGACATGTGTGATCGCCTCTACTTCGATGAGATTTCCTTtgag GTGGTGATGGACATCTACGAGCTGGAGAACCCCGAGGGTGTGATCCTGTCCATGGGCGGGCAGCTGCCCAACAACATCGCCATGGCCCTGCACCGGCAGCAGTGCCGCATCCTGGGCACCTCCCCGGAGGCCATCGACTCCGCCGAGAACCGCTTCAAGTTCTCCCGCCTGCTGGACTCCATCGGCATCAGCCAGCCTCTCTGGAAGGAGCTCTCCAACATGGAG TCAGCCAAGCACTTCTGCTGCAAGGTGGGCTACCCGTGTGTTGTGCGCCCCTCCTACGTGCTGAGCGGGGCTGCCATGAACGTGGCCTACTCGGACAGCGACCTGGAGAAGTTCCTGAGCAACGCTGTGGCTGTGTCCAAGGAGCAGCCTGTTGTCATTTCCAAGTTCATCCAGGAGGCCAAG GAGATTGACGTGGACGCGGTGGCCTGTGACGGCGTGGTGGTGGCCATCGCCATCTCGGAGCACGTGGAGAACGCTGGGGTGCACTCGGGGGATGCCACGCTGGTGACACCCCCCCAGGACATCACCCCCAAGACGCTGGAGCGCATCAAGGCCATTGTGCACGCCattgggcaggagctgcaggtcaCAGGGCCCTTCAACCTGCAGCTCATCGCCAAG GACGACCAGCTGAAGGTGATAGAGTGCAATGTTCGTGTCTCCCGCTCCTTCCCCTTCGTCTCCAAGACCCTGGGCGTGGACTTGGTGGCTCTGGCCAGCCAGGTGATCATGGGCGAGGATGTGGAGCCCGTGGGGCTGATGACGGGCACGGGCATCGTTGGTGTCAAG gtgccccagTTCTCCTTCTCTCGCCTGGCGGGCGCTGACGTGGTGCTGGGTGTGGAGATGACCAGCACGGGCGAGGTTGCCTGCTTCGGGGAGAACCGCTGCGAGGCGTACCTGAAGGCCATGCTCAGCACCGGCTTCAAGATCCCCAAGAAGAACATTCTGCTGACCATCGGCAGCTACAAG AACAAGAGCGAGCTGCTGCCCACGGTGCGGACGCTGGAGAGCCTCGGCTACAACCTCTATGCCAGCCTTGGCACCGCTGACTTCTACACCGAGCATGGCATCAAG GTGAAGGCCGTGGACTGGCACTTTGAGGAGGCTGACAGCAGCGAGGCCGGTGCCCGGGAGAGCCAGCGCAGCATCCTGGACTACCTGGCCGAGAACCACTTTGAGATGGTCATTAACCTGTCCATGCGCAACTCGGGCGGCCGCCGCCTCTCCTCCTTCGTCACCAAGGGCTACCGCACCCGGCGCCTGGCCGTCGACTACTCCGTGCCCCTCATCATCGACATCAAGTGCACAAAGCTCTTTGTCGAG GCACTGGGCCAGATTGGGGCAGCGCCCCCAATGAAGATGCACGTGGACTGCATGACCTCCCAGAAGCTCATCCGTCTGCCAG GCCTGATCGATGTTCACGTGCACCTCCGTGAGCCGGGTGGCACCCACAAGGAGGACtttgcatcaggcacagcagctgccctggccGGGGGTGTCACCATGGTGTGTGCCATGCCCAacaccagccctgctgtcacCGATGCCACCTCTTTCGCCTTGGCACAGaag ctggctgaggctggggcCCGCTGTGATTTTGCTCTCTTCCTGGGGGCTTCCGTGGACAACGCTGGCACTCTGGGCCCCCTGGCTGGGGCAGCCGCCGGGCTCAAGATGTACCTGAACGACACCTTCTCCAGCCTGCGGATGGACGACGTGTCGCTGTGGATGGAG cacctggagcagtgGCCGCGGCACCTGCCCATCGTGGCGCACGCCGAGCGGCAGACGGTGGCCGCCGTGCTGATGGTGGCCCAGCTGTACCAGCGCCCCGTCCACATCTGCCACGTGGCCCGCAGGGAGGAG ATCCTGCTCATCAAGGCGGCCAAGCAGAGAGGGGTCCCGGTGACGTGCGAGGTGGCCCCGCACCACCTATTCCTGAGCCAGGACGACCTGGGCCGCCTGGGGAAGGGCCGTGCGGCCGTGCGGCCCGAGCTGGGCACCCGCCAGGACGTGCAGGCGCTCTGGGAGAACATTGACATCATCGACTGCTTTGCCACTGACCACG ctcctcacacGCTGGAGGAGAAGCAGGGGCCGGAGCCGCCCCCTGGGTACCCTGGCCTGGAGACcatgctgccgctgctgctgacGGCCGTCTCTGAGGGGAGGCTCAGCGTGGAGGACATCGTGCAGCGCCTCTATGAGAACCCTCGCAAGATCTTTGGGCTGCCTGCTCAGGAGGACACCTATGTGGAG GTGGACCTGGAGCAGGAGTGGAtcatccccagcagcacagtgtTCTCCAAGGCCCGTTGGACCCCCTTTGAGGGCATGCAGGTCAAGGGCACGGTGCGCAGGGTGGTCCTGCGTGGGGAGGTTGCCTACATCGATGGGCAG GTGCTGGTGCCCCCTGGCTATGGACAGGATGTGAGGAAGTggactgcaggagctgcactgctgcCACATGTGGCCCCCACCAAGGAGACTGTGAAG CCCCCCGAGCAGTCCCGGCCCGTGGCTGGGGACGCGCTGCGTGGACGGgcgcccagcccgcgccggcccggccccgcgggggACACGCGCTTCCACCTCCCGCCCCGCATCCACCGAGCCTCGGACCCCGAGCTGCCAG CTGAGGACACTCGAGAGAAGGGCGGCAGGAAGGCAGCGGAACCGG ATTCGGCAGCGATCCAGGACAGCCACTTCCACCCGCTGGGCCCTGTCCCGCGCCAGACGTCCCCCCAGCGCGCCCCCCACTTCCAGACCTCGCCGCTGCTGCACCCCCTGGTTGGGCAGCATGTGCTCTCTGTGCGGCAGTTCTCCAAGGAGCAG CTGTCCCACCTGTTCAACGTGGCACACACCCTGCGCATGCTGGTGCAGAAGGAGCGCAGCCTGGACATCCTCAAG GGGAAGGTGATGGCCAGCATGTTCTACGAGGTGAGCACACGGACCAGCAGCTCCTTCGCGGCAGCCATGAGCCGGCTGGGGGGCTCCGTGCTGTCCTTCTGCGAGGCCACCTCCTCGGTGCAGAAGGGCGAGTCGCTGGCTGACTCCGTGCAGACCATGTGCTGCTACGCCGACGTGCTGGTGCTGCGGCACCCCCAGCCCGGCGCTGTCGAG ctggccgCCAGGCACTGCCGCAAGCCGGTGATCAACGCAGGGGACGGCGTGGGCGAGCACCCCACGCAGGCACTGCTGGACATCTTCACCATCCGCGAGGAGCTGGGCACGGTCAATGGCATGACG ATCACCATGGTGGGGGACCTGAAGCACGGGCGCACGGTGCACTCCCTGGCGCGCCTGCTCACGCTGTACCGCGTGCACCTGCGCTACGTCACCCCGCCCGAGCTCCGCATGCCCGCCGACATCACCAGCTTCGTGGCCTCCAGGGGCATCCAGCAG GAGGAGTTTGGGAGCATCGAGGAGGCGCTGCCGGACACAGACGTGCTGTACGTGACCCGCATCCAGAAGGAGCGCTTCCAGCGGGCCGAGGACTACGAGGCT TGCTTCGGGAAGTTCATCCTCACACCCCACATCATGACCCGGGCCAAGGAGAGGATGGTGGTGATGCACCCCCTGCCCCGTGTCAACGAGATcag